The proteins below are encoded in one region of Bifidobacterium catenulatum DSM 16992 = JCM 1194 = LMG 11043:
- a CDS encoding inorganic diphosphatase, giving the protein MAETFNVVVEIPRGSKNKYEVDHETGRVFLDRTLFTSMGYPDDYGYIDGTLGEDGDPLDALVMIPNSVFPGCVVECRAVGLYHMVDEAGGDDKVLCVPADVRFDDIKDVEDVSEYHKAEIKHFFEQYKALEPGKEVLPGDYWTGAAKAEEEIVAARKRLAESEAE; this is encoded by the coding sequence ATGGCAGAAACCTTCAACGTCGTGGTGGAAATTCCGCGCGGCTCCAAGAACAAGTACGAAGTGGATCACGAGACCGGCCGCGTGTTCTTGGATCGCACCCTGTTCACTTCCATGGGTTACCCGGATGACTATGGCTACATCGACGGCACTCTGGGTGAGGATGGCGATCCGCTCGACGCACTCGTCATGATTCCGAACTCCGTGTTCCCGGGCTGCGTGGTGGAATGCCGCGCCGTTGGCCTGTACCACATGGTCGACGAGGCTGGCGGAGATGACAAGGTGCTGTGCGTGCCGGCTGACGTGCGTTTCGACGATATCAAGGATGTCGAAGACGTTTCCGAGTACCACAAGGCTGAAATCAAGCACTTCTTCGAGCAGTACAAGGCTCTGGAGCCGGGCAAGGAAGTCCTGCCGGGCGATTACTGGACCGGCGCCGCTAAGGCCGAGGAGGAAATCGTGGCCGCTCGCAAGCGCCTCGCCGAATCCGAAGCTGAGTGA
- a CDS encoding manganese efflux pump MntP: protein MLVQILFIAVSVSMDAFAVSIGKGLTVKKLRGLDAFKTALWFGGFQALFPLLGYFAASTFSKYVTAVDHWIIFGLLALIGGNMVREAFEEDEENAKETADFDWKHMLPLAVACSIDAFAVGVSFAFMTLNIWISVIIIGVTTGLFSAAGLYIGRAFGSHWQKPAQIAGGVVLILIGVKVLLEHLGFLA from the coding sequence ATGTTGGTTCAAATACTATTCATCGCCGTTTCCGTATCTATGGACGCGTTCGCCGTGTCCATCGGCAAAGGCCTCACCGTCAAAAAACTGCGTGGCCTCGACGCGTTCAAAACCGCCCTCTGGTTCGGCGGATTTCAGGCGCTTTTCCCGCTGCTCGGCTATTTCGCCGCGTCCACGTTCAGTAAATACGTGACCGCCGTCGACCATTGGATTATTTTCGGTCTGCTCGCCCTCATCGGCGGCAACATGGTGCGTGAAGCATTCGAAGAGGATGAGGAAAACGCCAAGGAAACCGCTGATTTCGATTGGAAACACATGCTTCCGCTCGCCGTGGCCTGCAGCATCGACGCATTCGCCGTGGGTGTCAGCTTCGCATTCATGACGCTGAACATTTGGATTTCAGTGATCATCATCGGCGTCACCACAGGCCTGTTCTCCGCAGCCGGCCTGTATATCGGCCGCGCATTCGGCTCGCACTGGCAGAAACCCGCACAGATCGCGGGTGGCGTCGTACTCATTCTGATCGGTGTGAAAGTACTGCTGGAACATCTCGGATTCCTCGCATAA
- a CDS encoding winged helix-turn-helix transcriptional regulator — protein MTDLTLMTFASDPATVLPSLALLSHRVRVLPMDAASLVKMPESTILFLDARDDLATAKTLCRLIHASGLSTPIVLILTEGGFTVVNSQWGIADVVVASASPAEVEGRLRLVSERGNSPVNAMYGSGESGVQNEDGMIHSGDLVVDTNGYTASLHGHPIDLAYKEFELLKYLVQHPGRVFTRAQLLQEVWGYDYYGGTRTVDVHIRRLRAKLGGEYEHVIGTVRNVGYRFDPPEEEESEAAAKDAAARNASNEG, from the coding sequence GTGACGGATCTGACGCTTATGACGTTCGCTAGCGACCCAGCTACCGTGCTTCCTTCTCTGGCGTTGCTTTCCCACCGTGTGCGCGTGCTGCCGATGGATGCGGCGAGTCTGGTGAAAATGCCGGAAAGCACCATTCTTTTCCTTGACGCGCGAGATGACTTGGCCACGGCGAAAACGCTGTGCCGCCTGATTCACGCCTCCGGACTTTCCACGCCAATCGTGCTCATCCTCACCGAGGGCGGATTCACCGTGGTCAATTCGCAGTGGGGCATCGCCGACGTGGTAGTGGCGTCCGCCTCTCCGGCCGAGGTCGAGGGACGTCTTCGCTTGGTGTCGGAGCGTGGCAACTCGCCGGTCAACGCAATGTATGGTTCCGGTGAATCGGGCGTGCAGAACGAAGACGGCATGATCCACTCCGGAGACTTGGTAGTGGATACCAACGGCTACACGGCAAGTCTGCACGGGCATCCAATCGACTTGGCATACAAGGAGTTCGAGCTCCTCAAGTATCTCGTGCAGCATCCGGGGCGCGTGTTCACCCGCGCGCAGCTGCTGCAGGAGGTGTGGGGCTACGACTATTACGGCGGCACCCGTACGGTTGACGTGCATATCCGTCGCCTTCGCGCCAAGTTGGGCGGCGAATACGAGCATGTGATCGGTACTGTGCGCAATGTCGGCTATCGTTTCGACCCTCCCGAAGAGGAAGAGAGCGAAGCTGCAGCTAAGGATGCCGCGGCCCGTAACGCTTCGAACGAAGGCTGA
- the nth gene encoding endonuclease III, with protein sequence MHQEYAVLCEEIPHPKCALNFSNPFELLVATVLSAQTTDKRVNMVTPELFDEYPGPDALASANPEHVESIIHSIGFHHTKAKNIIGLSYALCERFDGEVPQNMDSLTSLPGVGRKTANVVLGNAFGMPGFPVDTHVIRVTGRLRWRSDWASGSPDPKAIEREITACFPPEEWTDLSHRLILHGRAICHARKPDCLNCPLNDTCPSAFAA encoded by the coding sequence ATGCATCAGGAATACGCAGTATTGTGCGAGGAGATTCCGCATCCGAAGTGCGCGCTGAATTTTTCGAATCCTTTTGAATTGCTGGTGGCGACCGTACTGAGCGCACAAACCACCGACAAGCGGGTGAATATGGTCACGCCGGAATTATTCGACGAATATCCGGGACCAGACGCACTTGCGAGCGCCAATCCCGAACATGTGGAAAGCATCATTCATTCCATCGGATTTCATCATACGAAAGCAAAGAATATCATCGGACTTTCTTACGCATTGTGCGAACGGTTCGATGGCGAAGTGCCGCAAAATATGGACTCTTTGACAAGTCTGCCAGGCGTGGGGCGCAAAACCGCGAATGTGGTGCTTGGGAATGCTTTTGGCATGCCGGGTTTTCCTGTTGACACTCATGTGATTCGTGTGACCGGTCGACTGCGCTGGCGTTCTGATTGGGCGAGCGGCTCTCCTGACCCCAAGGCCATTGAACGTGAGATCACCGCATGCTTCCCGCCCGAGGAGTGGACAGATCTGTCTCACAGGCTGATACTGCACGGTCGTGCCATATGCCATGCTCGCAAGCCGGACTGCCTGAACTGCCCGCTTAACGACACCTGTCCCAGCGCATTCGCAGCGTAG
- a CDS encoding ABC transporter substrate-binding protein, which yields MEDTMEEENGREAKLKAEITRWLVFFGVAIMLSVMTWLGWSLTNRKNPITSFTTLVSDSSVAIGIQGSAPESLDIRSEQGTAIEQALLENVYETLVSRSETNKLQPSIAKSWQISDDGLTYTFTLNTNMTFANGHKLDSSDVVWSLQNVINNNYVGADQLGDLKEITNPDENTVVIALNQPNPRLLRALSERAGIVYDEESKANYSKKSVGSGPFTVASMSKSQIVLQRNDSYWGTKAAASQITLYYYASEDSLVSAMEAKKISMALPLSASAADELNQQSGINSDSGISFDKVMLAFNNGTESPFSDEQIRKMTRYAIDAQSIAKDAPDAYSPLGGPISPLEDGYEDLSELFPYNLEQGQQMRSYFGASYIADIDLLVPKKYEQIGNTVKSAIEQLNIGVNLEVLDSAAQVTERMNAGTYNVALTTMSGENDASVFTDGQSMFHFENGDAQQAYADAMAATNDNDYQDRMRTYARTVSENAASDWLYTRKNFIAASDQLQGYQKNLTDRLLPLSRIKLH from the coding sequence ATGGAAGACACCATGGAAGAAGAAAACGGGCGTGAAGCCAAGCTAAAAGCCGAAATCACGCGGTGGCTGGTCTTTTTCGGCGTCGCCATCATGCTCAGCGTCATGACCTGGCTGGGCTGGTCGCTGACAAACCGCAAAAATCCGATCACCTCCTTCACCACGCTCGTTTCAGATTCCTCCGTGGCCATCGGCATTCAGGGCAGCGCGCCGGAATCGCTTGACATTCGCAGCGAACAGGGCACTGCAATAGAGCAGGCGCTGCTCGAAAACGTGTACGAGACCTTGGTATCACGCAGCGAAACGAACAAACTGCAGCCGTCAATCGCCAAATCATGGCAGATTTCCGACGACGGACTGACCTACACGTTCACGCTCAACACCAACATGACCTTCGCCAACGGGCATAAACTCGACTCGTCGGACGTAGTCTGGTCGTTGCAAAACGTCATCAACAATAATTACGTGGGTGCCGACCAGCTCGGCGATCTCAAGGAAATCACCAATCCTGACGAAAACACAGTAGTCATCGCGCTTAATCAGCCAAATCCAAGGCTTTTGCGCGCGCTCAGCGAGCGTGCCGGCATCGTCTATGACGAGGAAAGCAAGGCGAATTACAGTAAAAAGTCCGTGGGATCGGGCCCGTTCACCGTGGCGAGCATGTCGAAATCGCAGATCGTGCTGCAACGCAACGACTCGTATTGGGGCACCAAAGCCGCAGCATCGCAAATAACGCTGTATTACTACGCTTCCGAAGATTCCCTGGTCAGCGCCATGGAAGCCAAGAAAATCAGCATGGCATTGCCGTTGAGCGCATCAGCGGCGGACGAGCTCAACCAGCAAAGCGGCATCAATTCCGACAGCGGCATCAGCTTCGACAAAGTGATGCTCGCCTTCAACAACGGCACCGAAAGTCCATTCTCCGACGAGCAGATCCGTAAAATGACACGGTACGCCATCGACGCCCAATCCATAGCCAAAGACGCTCCGGACGCCTATTCGCCGCTCGGCGGTCCGATCAGCCCGCTGGAAGACGGCTATGAGGACTTAAGCGAACTGTTCCCATACAATCTTGAACAGGGCCAGCAGATGCGCAGCTATTTCGGTGCCTCCTATATCGCCGACATCGATCTGTTGGTGCCCAAGAAATACGAGCAGATCGGCAATACCGTGAAATCGGCGATCGAACAGCTCAATATCGGCGTCAATCTGGAAGTGCTTGATTCCGCGGCACAAGTCACGGAACGCATGAATGCCGGCACGTACAATGTTGCGCTCACCACCATGAGCGGCGAAAACGATGCGAGCGTATTCACCGACGGCCAAAGCATGTTCCATTTCGAAAATGGCGATGCGCAGCAAGCATATGCGGATGCGATGGCGGCCACCAACGACAACGATTATCAGGATCGCATGCGCACGTATGCACGTACCGTCAGCGAGAACGCGGCAAGCGACTGGCTGTACACGCGTAAGAATTTCATTGCGGCAAGCGACCAGTTGCAGGGATATCAGAAAAATCTGACCGACCGGCTGCTTCCGTTAAGCAGAATAAAACTGCACTGA
- the valS gene encoding valine--tRNA ligase codes for MTESQDNTINANLTPLPDKVGVDGLEDKWRGVWDENEVYKFQGTRDRKAVYSIDTPPPTVSGHLHVGHVFSYTHTDVIARFKRMNGYDVFYPMGWDDNGLPTERRVQNYYGVRVDTSLKYDPNFVPPFEGTDGKKIDAKDQVPISRKNFIELCEKLTAQDEKQFEALWRSLGLSIDWTQTYHTIGEHPQRVAQKAFLRNLARGEAYQKDAPGLWDVTFQTAVAQAELESREYPGFYHKVAFRFEDGTPIYIETTRPELLAACGALIAHPDDERYKQYFGQYVYSPLFHVKVPILAHKAAEMDKGAGIAMCCTFGDVTDVEWWRDLNLPLRSIIQRNGRIVMDTPDWIEDEEGKRVFQETAGKTTFSARKVIVDALRESGDLDGEPTPTKRMTNFYEKGDKPLEIVTSRQWYLKNGGTDQQLNAELIERGRELNFHPDFMRVRYENWVNGLNGDWLISRQRFFGVPFPLWYPVNEDGTADYDHPIVPSEDRLPIDPTDDVPEGYSEDQRDVPGGFTAEPDIMDTWATSSLTPQIVTRWEEPGEENQAIFNATFPMDLRPQGQDIIRTWLFSTVDRAHLENKCLPWANATLSGWILDPDHKKMSKSKGNVVVPDKPIKQFGADAVRYWAAAARLGLDATYDEGQMKIGRRLAIKLLNATKFALAIGREDENHHVGAPATASWNPADVTEPLDRAAMAKMALVVREATESLNNYEHSKALEVIENYFWQFCDDYIELVKNRAYGTADATGRVPSEKAVKSARTALGLGLDAFARLLAPYLPYATEEVWSWMHEGEGSVHHAAWPKAETYDAAAAAVSPELLTHAGEALAALRGIKSKAKVSMKTPILSVQLGVSDEARKSIESALDDIAEAGRVTGPISFTSPAAAEGEDEAATDVTIAESELGEPPAKKPKK; via the coding sequence ATGACTGAAAGCCAAGATAATACCATCAACGCGAACCTCACGCCGCTGCCCGACAAGGTCGGCGTGGACGGTCTCGAAGATAAGTGGCGCGGAGTCTGGGACGAAAACGAAGTCTACAAGTTCCAGGGCACCCGCGACCGCAAGGCCGTCTATTCCATTGACACCCCGCCGCCCACCGTTTCCGGCCACCTGCACGTGGGCCACGTGTTCTCGTACACGCATACCGATGTGATCGCGCGATTCAAGCGCATGAACGGCTACGATGTGTTCTATCCGATGGGCTGGGACGACAACGGTCTGCCGACCGAACGCCGTGTGCAGAACTATTACGGCGTGCGCGTGGACACCTCCCTCAAGTACGACCCGAATTTCGTGCCGCCGTTCGAAGGTACCGATGGCAAGAAGATCGACGCCAAGGATCAGGTTCCGATCTCCCGTAAGAACTTCATCGAACTGTGCGAAAAGCTCACCGCTCAGGATGAGAAGCAGTTCGAGGCGCTGTGGCGTTCCCTCGGCCTGTCCATTGACTGGACGCAGACCTACCACACCATCGGCGAACACCCGCAGCGCGTGGCGCAGAAGGCATTCCTGCGCAATCTGGCCCGCGGTGAAGCGTACCAGAAAGATGCTCCGGGCCTGTGGGACGTGACCTTCCAGACCGCAGTGGCTCAGGCCGAACTGGAATCCCGCGAATACCCGGGCTTCTACCACAAGGTGGCATTCCGTTTCGAAGACGGCACTCCGATCTACATCGAAACCACCCGTCCGGAACTGCTGGCGGCCTGCGGCGCACTGATCGCACATCCGGACGACGAGCGTTACAAGCAGTATTTCGGCCAGTACGTCTATTCCCCGCTGTTCCATGTGAAGGTGCCGATTTTGGCGCACAAGGCCGCGGAAATGGACAAGGGCGCCGGCATCGCCATGTGCTGTACGTTCGGCGACGTGACCGACGTCGAATGGTGGCGCGATCTGAACCTGCCGTTGCGTTCCATCATCCAGCGCAACGGACGCATCGTCATGGACACCCCGGATTGGATCGAAGACGAGGAAGGCAAGCGTGTCTTCCAGGAGACCGCCGGCAAGACGACGTTCTCCGCACGCAAGGTTATCGTCGACGCACTGCGCGAATCCGGTGATCTTGACGGTGAGCCGACTCCGACCAAGCGTATGACGAACTTCTATGAGAAGGGCGACAAGCCGCTCGAAATCGTCACTTCCCGCCAGTGGTACCTCAAGAACGGCGGCACCGATCAGCAGCTGAACGCCGAGCTGATCGAACGTGGACGCGAACTGAACTTCCACCCCGATTTCATGCGCGTGCGTTACGAAAACTGGGTGAACGGTCTGAATGGCGATTGGCTGATCTCCCGTCAACGCTTCTTCGGCGTGCCGTTCCCGCTGTGGTATCCGGTGAATGAAGATGGCACCGCCGATTACGATCATCCGATCGTGCCGAGCGAGGATCGTCTGCCGATCGATCCGACCGACGATGTGCCGGAAGGCTATAGCGAAGACCAGCGCGATGTGCCTGGCGGCTTTACCGCAGAGCCTGACATTATGGATACGTGGGCGACCTCGTCGCTCACCCCGCAGATCGTGACCCGTTGGGAAGAGCCAGGTGAAGAGAACCAGGCGATTTTCAATGCCACGTTCCCGATGGATCTGCGCCCGCAGGGTCAGGACATCATCCGTACTTGGCTGTTCTCTACCGTGGATCGCGCGCATCTTGAGAACAAGTGTCTGCCGTGGGCCAATGCCACCCTGTCTGGCTGGATTCTCGATCCGGACCACAAGAAGATGTCGAAGTCCAAGGGCAACGTGGTCGTGCCAGACAAGCCGATCAAGCAGTTCGGTGCCGACGCGGTGCGTTATTGGGCCGCTGCGGCACGTTTGGGCCTGGATGCCACCTACGACGAAGGCCAGATGAAGATCGGCCGCCGTTTGGCCATCAAGTTGCTCAACGCCACCAAGTTCGCGCTGGCCATCGGCCGTGAGGATGAGAACCATCATGTGGGCGCTCCGGCAACCGCAAGCTGGAACCCTGCCGACGTGACCGAGCCGCTGGACCGCGCAGCCATGGCCAAGATGGCCCTCGTGGTGCGCGAAGCCACCGAAAGCCTCAACAACTACGAGCATTCCAAGGCTTTGGAAGTCATCGAGAACTACTTCTGGCAGTTCTGCGACGATTACATCGAACTGGTTAAGAACCGCGCATACGGCACCGCTGACGCCACCGGCCGCGTGCCAAGCGAGAAGGCTGTGAAGTCCGCCCGCACCGCGCTGGGACTGGGCTTGGATGCCTTCGCACGCCTGCTAGCACCGTACCTGCCTTACGCCACCGAAGAAGTGTGGAGCTGGATGCATGAGGGCGAAGGCTCCGTGCACCACGCCGCATGGCCGAAGGCTGAAACGTACGATGCAGCCGCCGCAGCCGTCTCCCCGGAGCTGCTCACCCATGCCGGTGAAGCTCTGGCCGCGCTGCGTGGCATCAAGTCGAAGGCCAAGGTTTCGATGAAGACTCCAATCCTTTCCGTGCAGCTGGGCGTTTCCGACGAGGCACGCAAGTCCATCGAAAGCGCATTGGACGATATCGCCGAAGCTGGGCGTGTGACCGGACCGATCTCCTTCACCTCGCCTGCAGCAGCCGAAGGCGAGGACGAGGCCGCCACCGACGTGACAATCGCTGAAAGCGAGCTGGGCGAGCCGCCGGCAAAGAAACCTAAGAAGTAA
- a CDS encoding chorismate mutase, translating to MSDSEHDWLRPEEEHETETVIDASTAQSNPEVADAVAKIAALRQSIDNVDTAIVSLLAERFKYTSQVGVLKARAGFAPADHKRENYQIERLHRIAVDAGLDPEIAEMYREFVVTEAKRRHKRIAENGEDPGVLDVFA from the coding sequence ATGAGCGATAGCGAACACGACTGGCTTCGGCCAGAAGAAGAACACGAAACCGAAACCGTCATCGATGCGAGTACCGCGCAAAGCAATCCTGAGGTCGCCGACGCCGTGGCGAAAATCGCCGCGTTGCGCCAGTCAATCGACAATGTCGATACGGCCATCGTCTCCCTGCTGGCGGAACGCTTCAAATACACGTCCCAAGTGGGCGTGCTGAAGGCGCGTGCAGGCTTTGCACCGGCCGATCACAAGCGTGAGAACTACCAGATTGAACGTCTGCATCGCATTGCCGTCGACGCGGGTCTTGACCCTGAGATCGCCGAAATGTATCGCGAATTCGTGGTGACCGAAGCCAAGCGTAGGCATAAGCGCATTGCCGAAAACGGTGAAGATCCGGGCGTGCTCGACGTATTCGCCTGA
- a CDS encoding Lrp/AsnC family transcriptional regulator — protein MTGNGNEPDTTHANVAQFDDIDETILRMLEEDGRATLSQLSDATGLSISAVQSRVQKLERRDVILGYKAVIDDERRGLAVRAYIAVTPIDYSKESEIPDKLQNIDGIMSCDSVAGSPSYMLTVRAASPGKLEDLLNVIHQTVPVSTETTIVLQRYFSK, from the coding sequence ATGACAGGCAACGGCAACGAACCCGACACCACGCACGCGAACGTGGCCCAATTCGACGATATCGACGAGACCATTCTCCGCATGTTGGAGGAGGATGGCCGCGCCACGCTGTCCCAGCTTTCGGACGCTACGGGACTGTCGATTTCCGCGGTGCAGTCGCGCGTACAGAAGTTGGAACGTCGCGATGTGATTCTCGGCTACAAGGCCGTCATCGACGATGAGAGGCGCGGGCTTGCCGTGCGCGCCTATATTGCGGTGACGCCGATCGACTATTCCAAGGAATCCGAGATTCCCGACAAGTTGCAGAATATCGACGGCATTATGTCGTGCGATTCCGTTGCCGGTTCTCCCAGCTACATGCTGACGGTGCGCGCGGCCTCGCCAGGCAAGCTTGAGGACCTGCTGAATGTCATCCATCAGACGGTGCCGGTGAGCACTGAAACCACGATTGTGCTGCAACGGTACTTCTCCAAGTGA
- the rho gene encoding transcription termination factor Rho encodes MATSPNLEDMKLPELKELAKQMGLRGISTMRKPELIATLQAARSGGEAPAGVTVRAPKSAAFAASAVPAAQAEEVGKPAEVAEVKADDAENSEKPASKTSGRARVERTERSSRRKQAEAPGEDAADVMAAVNALDSFDEAPKRRRRRDTEAATDLLAELGLDDASPKQDDRRRHRKDDEVDAEPRRRRRAVEEPKDEDVVRDLDDILATLPSQGNEDDERHGETEDGNFARRVRGRASDRDDRADHRGRRLRGRDRDYDERDDRRGRNSDRNDRNDRNNRADRNDRTDRNVEREQRHEEPKEDLVPVAGIVDVLDSYAFVRTSGYLPGPNDVYVSMGQVKKYGLRKGDAVHGSIRTPREGDRRNQRQKFVPLQSIDSINGMTVEAAQNRPQFNKLTPLYPQERLKQETAPGKLTGRLIDIVAPIGKGQRGLIVSPPKAGKTITLQNIANAIATNNPEVHLMVVLVDERPEEVTDMERTVQGEVISSTFDRPASDHTTVAELAIERAKRLVELGQDVVVLLDSMTRLARAYNIAAPASGRILSGGVDAQALYPPKKFFGAARNIENGGSLTIISSALVETGSKMDEVIFEEFKGTGNMELRLSRELADKRLFPAIDVNASGTRREELITDPQELPIIYRLRRLLGGPEPEQAYQTLVPRLKKTATNRDFMASLIQQSSNNANNGSN; translated from the coding sequence GTGGCAACCAGCCCGAATCTTGAAGACATGAAACTGCCTGAGCTCAAGGAGCTCGCCAAGCAGATGGGCCTTCGTGGCATCTCCACCATGCGTAAGCCGGAACTTATAGCGACGCTTCAGGCCGCCCGTTCCGGTGGCGAGGCGCCGGCCGGCGTGACCGTGCGCGCCCCGAAGTCCGCAGCGTTCGCCGCTTCGGCAGTACCGGCAGCTCAGGCCGAGGAGGTCGGCAAGCCTGCTGAGGTTGCCGAAGTCAAGGCCGATGATGCTGAGAATTCCGAAAAGCCGGCTTCCAAAACCTCTGGAAGGGCCCGCGTCGAGCGCACTGAGCGTTCCAGCCGCCGCAAGCAGGCCGAGGCGCCCGGCGAGGATGCCGCGGACGTTATGGCCGCTGTGAACGCTTTGGATAGCTTTGACGAGGCTCCGAAGCGCCGTCGTCGCCGTGACACGGAAGCGGCCACCGATCTGCTCGCCGAATTGGGACTGGATGATGCTTCGCCGAAGCAGGACGACCGTCGTCGCCATCGCAAGGACGATGAGGTCGATGCCGAGCCGCGTCGTCGTCGCCGTGCGGTGGAGGAGCCGAAGGATGAGGATGTCGTGCGCGATCTCGACGACATTCTCGCCACGTTGCCTTCGCAGGGCAACGAGGACGACGAGCGCCATGGCGAAACCGAGGATGGCAATTTTGCACGTCGTGTTCGTGGTCGTGCCAGCGACAGGGACGATCGTGCGGATCATCGCGGACGCCGTCTGCGTGGACGTGACCGCGATTATGACGAGCGTGACGATCGTCGTGGCCGTAACAGCGATCGTAATGATCGTAATGATCGCAATAATCGTGCCGACCGTAACGATCGCACGGATCGCAATGTCGAACGTGAACAGCGCCACGAGGAGCCGAAAGAGGATCTCGTGCCAGTCGCAGGCATCGTCGACGTGCTCGATTCTTACGCTTTCGTGCGTACGTCCGGCTATCTGCCGGGGCCAAACGACGTGTACGTCTCCATGGGCCAGGTCAAGAAGTACGGCCTGCGCAAAGGCGACGCGGTGCACGGTTCCATCCGCACCCCGCGTGAGGGCGACCGTCGTAACCAGCGTCAGAAGTTCGTACCGCTGCAGTCCATCGACTCCATCAACGGCATGACCGTCGAGGCCGCGCAGAACCGTCCGCAGTTCAACAAACTCACCCCGCTGTATCCACAGGAGCGTCTGAAGCAGGAGACCGCGCCGGGCAAGCTCACCGGCCGTCTCATCGATATTGTGGCGCCGATCGGCAAGGGTCAGCGTGGTCTGATCGTGTCTCCACCGAAGGCCGGCAAGACTATCACCTTGCAGAACATCGCCAACGCGATCGCCACCAACAATCCTGAAGTCCATCTGATGGTCGTGCTCGTGGACGAACGTCCGGAAGAGGTCACTGATATGGAACGTACGGTGCAGGGCGAGGTCATCTCCTCCACCTTCGACCGTCCGGCATCCGATCACACCACGGTCGCCGAACTCGCCATCGAGCGTGCGAAGCGCCTCGTGGAGCTCGGCCAGGACGTGGTGGTGCTGCTCGACTCCATGACCCGTCTGGCCCGCGCCTACAACATCGCGGCCCCGGCTTCCGGCCGTATCCTTTCCGGCGGTGTTGACGCCCAAGCGCTGTACCCGCCGAAGAAGTTCTTCGGTGCCGCCCGCAACATTGAAAACGGCGGTTCCCTGACCATCATCTCCTCCGCTCTGGTGGAAACCGGTTCCAAGATGGACGAGGTGATTTTCGAGGAGTTCAAGGGCACCGGCAACATGGAACTGCGCCTGAGCCGCGAACTGGCAGACAAGCGCCTATTCCCGGCCATTGATGTGAACGCTTCCGGCACCCGCCGCGAGGAGCTCATCACCGATCCGCAGGAACTGCCGATTATCTACCGTCTGCGCCGACTGCTTGGCGGTCCCGAACCTGAGCAGGCCTACCAGACGCTCGTGCCACGTCTGAAGAAGACCGCGACCAACCGTGACTTCATGGCGTCGCTGATTCAGCAAAGCAGCAATAACGCGAATAACGGCAGCAATTGA